The DNA sequence CTGCTTTTCCTTGTCACCGTTGATCTCAGTGGAGTTGTGTGTTCCTGCCTTTAGCCAACACCTGTGGCTGGGATGGGACTGTTTAGTAACTCGGGCTAGGAGTCTTCTGCCAATGCACAGGACTATGGGAGGAGATAAAGAAACCCCAGTGTGGACTAAGTTATCTAGAGGAGGAGGAAATGGGTAAAGAGTGATAACCACATCATCTTCTATGCTGTTTTTTGAAGTCATTTGGGTTTCattgtaaaaatttatttttctttttctgtctttaggAGCTGTTTCAACAGTCAAACGGACAGGCATTCCAGCTCCACGGGAACTTTCAGCAACCATCTCAAGAGAGAGGTCTGTGCCTCGGGGTCCCTCCAACCCAAAGAAGTCAGGGTCCAGTCCAACTTCCTCCTGTACTCCTACCCCCACCAAGCACCTGAGGACCACTTCCACAAAAGCCAAGCAAGAGCAGGAAGGTGGAGAGAAGGCCGTGCTCGAGTCCCAAGTTCGTGAGCTTCTCGCAGAAGCCAAAGCCAAAGACAGTGAAATCAACAGGCTCCGGAGTGAGCTAAAGAAGTgtaaagagagaaaggacactGGTGCTTCAGACCCAAGTGCAGATGGTGCCTCGGCCCCACCAGGTGACACAGAGCCTTTGATAAGAGACCTTGAGGAGAAGAACAAGACCTTTCAGAGAGAGATTGCTGACCTAGAGGAAGAAAACCGGGCCTTGAAGGAAAAACTGACTTACCTTGAGCAATCACCAAATTCAGAAGGGGCAGCAAGTCATACTGGGGACAGCAGCTGTCCAACATCTATAACCCAGGAGTCAAGCTTTGGAAGTCCAGCTGGAAATGAGCTGTCTGGTGAGGCTGGCGAGTACCAGAGGAACACACATGGAAGTGCACTGCGGACCTCGGGCTCTTCAAGCAGTGATGTTACTAAAGCATCTTTGTCGCCTGATGCCTCTGATTTTGAGCACATTGCTGCAGAAACCCCATCCCGGTCCCTGTCAGCCACTAGCAACCCTTTTAAGAGCTCCAAGTGCTCTCCCATTGGGAGTTCCCCCAACAATGCAAGTGAGCTGTCTCTGGCTTCCCTGACTGAGAAGATCCAAAAGATGGAAGAGAATCAGCACAGCACCGCAGAGGAGCTGCAGGCTACTCTGCAAGAATTATCAGACCAGCAGCAAATGGTGCAGGAACTGACAGCCGAGAATGAGAAGCTGTCAGATGAGAAGACAATTTTAGAGACGTCCTTCCACCAGCATCGAGAGAGGGCAGAACAGCTAAGCCAAGAGAACGAGAAACTGCTGAACCTCTTACAGGAGCGTGTCAAGAACGAGGAGCCCGGTGCCCACGGGGTAAAAGTCTTCGAGCTGGAGCAGAAGTGTGCAGATGTTCTTGAGAAAAGCcgctttgagagagagaagctgctCGACATTCAGCAGCAGCTGACCTGCAGCTTGCGGAAGGTGGAGGAGGAAAACCAGGGAGCTGTCAACATGATCAAACaactgaaggaagaaaatgaaaaactgagTGGGTTTCTAGAACTCGAACGGTGTAATAATTCTGCGATGGCCAAAACTTTAGAAGAATGTAGAGTTGCTTTGGAAGGTTTGAAGTTGGAGAACGGGTCCTTGAAGGCTCATTTGGAGGCTGATAAGCAAAAGGCCACAGAGGTCAGCAGTACCATAGGGCAGACAGCAGAGAACTGCGAGGTTCAGGAAATATTGAAAGTAACTCGAGCTGAGAAAGATCAGTTGGAACTGTCCTGTACTGAGCTTAGACAAGAATTGCTAAAGGCAAATGGTGAAGTTAAACATGTTTCGAGCCTGCTAGCCAAGGTAAGGAGATGGTCTTCACTAGCATGTGCTCTTCAATTAACATTTCTCTTCTTCACCTTTCAATTCATAGAGCAAAGAGAATGATTTGCTCAATTTTATTCAAGAATCCAGCATTCAAGCTTGAATATCTGTTAGATTCCAGACAGATTGTAATTGGGGAGTCAAAGGCAAAACACTCAAATTTCTGACTGAGTAATTTAAAGAGGAATAGGGATTTGGTAATATATATCAGATAGTGTAATAAAGTAATAAAGACCATCAGTCTGGAAGTGTGTCTCAGCGGTAGAGCACTTCTGTGGCAGCATGAAACTCTGCATTGATCCCCATTGCATcacagaaataataaatttttttttgaggtagagtctcactctagtccaggctaacctggaattcactatgtagtctcagggtggcctcgaacccaaggtgatcctgctacctctgcttcccgagtgctgggattaaaggcgtgcgccaccatgcccagccagaaataataaatttaaaataaaatttagaaccATCTGTATAAGTTACtaacattttttattagatatggacatattttgtatgtgaaCCATATATGTTgctatcatcctttccctcctctctgccccttttctagaggccttcctcattggggatgcaggtcaaccccatggggattgtgggtcatgcattacggGGAGGAAgttattaacatttaaaaatatttttacttatttgcaagcagagagaaagagagaaaagagaagaggtaCATcggggccttcagctactgaaaatgaactccagatgcatgttctactttgtgcatctggctttatatgggaactggggaattgaactaggatcataaggtttttcaggcaaggcccttaactgctaagccatctgtccagcctgacatttttatttaacattttctgGGTGTGTTCTCatcaactctttttaaaatatttatttatttatttgcaaacacagaataACAGAAAGGgtgagagacaaagggagagaatggacatgccagggcctcttgccactacaaacgaactccagacacatgcaccactttgtgcatgtgggtttatgcggatactggggaatcaaacccaggccattaggcattgcaagcaatcaccttaactgcttgagccatctcccctgcccccatcaactcttaaaaattttatttatttgcaagcagatagacagagagagaaggggcatgctagtgcctaaaccactgagtcatctctccagccctcatcaactCTTTTTAAacgttactttttttttctatttctgttgtttttttgagatagggtctaactctagttcaggatgacctggaatttactatgtagtctcagggtggccttgaactcatggtgatcctcctgcttctgcctcctgagtgctaggattaaaggtgtgtgccaccatgccctgcttaaacattactttttattttttttttgtgggggggggtttaaggcagggtctcattctaggttaggctgacctgaattcactatatagtgtcaggatggccttgaactcacagtgatcctcctacctctgcctcctgagtgctgattaaaggcatgtgccaccatgccagcttaaacattactttttaaaatatttttatttttatttatttatttgacagaaaaagagggaaggagggagggaaggaatgagagagagagagagagggagggagggagagaatgggcaggctagggcctccagccactgcagacgaactccaggcacatgtgcccccttgtatatctggctaatgtgggtcctgggtaatagaacctgggtccttggctttgcaggcaaatgccttaactgctaagccatccctccagcccttaaacattgCTTTGAaagtcagtgttttttttttctttttttctttctttttttttttttttttttttttttgaggtaaggactcactctagccccagctgacctggaattcactttgtagtctcaggatagccttgaattcatggtgatcctcttacctctgtctcctgagtgctgagcttaaaggcatgcacaccatgcccagcaaaagtcAGTATTTTGTTTTACATGTTAGTTTCCTGTTGTTAAACATATGTGTGTTATTGGATGTTGTATGTTCTACTCTTGTAAGTGCACTTATTAGTtacgtgtatgtatgtatatattgtgtgtatgggtacatatGCATGCCACAGCAAGTGTGTGGATGTTACAGGATAAATGGGCATAAACTTACACCTTGGGTGTTATCGTCTCCTTCCACCTAGTTTGAGATCgagtttttcttgttttgcctCTGAGCAGGCAAAACAACCAATGCAAGTCAaactttttacatggatgctgggggtcTCAACTCAAATTGGAAAGCCTGTAGAGCACATGTACTTAAACAGAGTCACctcataaatacatttttcatatctGATTGTTTCTTCAGGAAAGATTCCTAGACATTGACTTAGTAAGTCAAAGAgtctaaacattttaaatacttccaacacattTAGCCAGATTGCCTTCCAGAAATACCATGCCAATTTGTTCCCACCAGCAATTCACGAGAGCATTTGTTTTACCTGAGCCCTTGCCAAAACTTAGTATTAAATTACATCATTCAGATCTGTCAGTCATttccttaaatttttaattttttttttaacttggagcCTAAGATCAAATAAATGGTCACTtctttcatttgtaaaataacCTTCTGATTGGTCTACAACCTTATTTTGTGATACAGGATTGATAGTGATTATCTGATACTCTGTTTACCTTACAGAACTTTTATGTTACTGTCATCTTTAAGCTCTGGGTCTTTAAGACTTTGAGGGCAATGCAGATGACAGGGCAAAATTTTTTCTCACCTTACTTTAAAGGCTGTCAGTTTTTCATAAAACAATTTATGCCACGAGCtctcaggagatttttttttttttttcctattgcttTGTCTGTTTTAGGATTAATCAGTTAGTTGCAGCCTGGTTCTGTACCCAGCTGTCTCATGGCCTTGATGGTAGATTATATTAGAAattctcttttaactttttattgacaactttcataaatatagacaatataccatgagcataatcccctcccaacacTTACCTTTTCCCCCtgccaaatcccccctccactgaatcccttcgtctttccaactagtctgctttattttgatgccatcattttttccctcctatcaTGCAGGACTTGTGTAGGAGTTTTTATCTTATCATCTCCTATATTCTGAATTCATAGGTATCTTACGAAGGAATGGGAAAAATTTCTTTAGCAGTGACTGGCCACTCACTCATTTGAATTATAAATTGATAAGTGAAATTTTGCACTGTAGTTAATTTGTGAAGTAATATTGCTCTTGCAGGGCCTGGTCActttgagattgaggccagcctgggctacagtgttaccctacctctgaaaaaagcaacaaaaaagtaagattgttttttatatatatttattttcaagcagagagacagagagagagacagacagacagacagaatgcctctataaatgaactccagatgcatgtgctgctttgtacattcagctttacgtgggtactggggaattgaacctgggttgtttggctctgcaggcaagcaccttaactgctgagctctctctccagcctagtcttttttcctggggggggggggagagggcgcTAAATTTCACTCATTAGACTTattgttttctattgtttttggaggcagggcctctctctatcccagtctgacctggaacttactctgtagctccaggctggccttgaactcacagcaatcctcctatctcagcctctccactgtgtgtgccaccatgcctagctagtcttttgcaaaatgttttatttcccaGGTGGGCTTTTTGAAGGTTcctcatctccctccctccccactgtctCTCATATTTTGGTTAGCATTACATTCAATTTAGATGTCCAtgaataattttacattttatgatGATGACTCAAAAACCACAAtaatgctgagaaatgacagtagagtgttcagcactgagacatctctaacaTACttcccaaggctcaggatccattgcagaagaggtggtggaaagaatgtaagagctagaggaagggtaggaccacttacagtgcaatcttccagacacaaaatggcctggatatccttgacctcacagtgcctggtactatctacacaagatcttcataataggaggaaacgatgatgacatcaaaataaaagagaaactcagccgggtgtggtggcacatgcctttaatcccagcacttgggaggcagaggtaggaggatcgcagtaagatcgaggccaccctgggactacatagagaattccaggtcagcctaggctagggtgagacccgatctcgaaaaaacaaaataaataaataataataaaataaaagagaagctaattgagagggggagaggatatgatggagggtggatttgaaaggaggaaggtgaggataGGGAGATAATTATCACGGTTTGTTTTCTACAataatggaagctgtcaataaaatgttcaaaaaagctgggcgtggtggtacatgcctttcatcctagcacttgggaggcagaagtagaaggatcttggtgagttcaaggccaccctgagacagagtgaattccaggtcactgtaggctacagtgagaccctaccttgaaaaaacaataaaaaaagtttgaaaaataattttcattgtaaaaatagcttatttggggctggagggatggcttagcaggttaaggtggttgcctgtgaagcctaagcacccaggtttgactttccagagccatgtaagccagatggacatagtgatgcattcatctggagttcatttgcagtggatagaggccctggtgtgcccattctttctgtctcttgcaaataaataaataaataaataagcaaatagctTATTTTTCTGATTATAAAATTACGTATTCATTACAGAAGGTTTAAAAAGTATAGAAAAGACAACAAAGATTGCCTTTTATCCCGCCACCTGGAAAATAATCtgctactattttttaaaaatatattcttatttttacttatatttgtaagcagagaaagagtgagaagggggacagagagaatgggcaccttgaactccagagacatgcaccactttgtgcatctggctttatgtgggtgctgggaaatagaacatgagtcgtcaggcttcacagacaagcaccctaaccactgaaccatctttccagccccctgccACCGTTTTGCTGTTTGTAAGTTCTTTCagacatttttttcaatttatagaAGCTCAGGTATGGGTAGGATTACATTTTTGATCTTCCtgaacaataaaatagaaatgttcATATTTTATGTCTCTAATGAACCAGTTATTTTAGCTTACGTGTTCTGTTAGTGTCACATGAACTCTTTTCCGGAAAGAAGCAGACAAGTACTTGCTCCCCAGGCAGGACACACCCAACAGATGATGTTTGACTCCACCAAAGTTCACCCTGCTGAACCAGAGAGTTTATTGGGTTTACTTACAAATTACAAGCATGGAGTTACTTTCAGGAGCATGAAGACCCCAAAGTGCAGCCATAGCATGGATAGGTCTTATTCCAGTATGATTGATGACCACCCCAAACTGCATGGGTGGAGCTTCCTGACCTTAATATTTTATCCTTTCCATACTCCCATCTCTCCCTGAGACCACAAGACTACATAATTCATAAGCTGGCATGGTGGGCTCCTGAGCTCTCAGGTGAGGTCTGAGAACCCTTCCTGCTTCATCCTTCTGTGGGGGAATGCCAACAGGCCCAGTCTAGAGCCCTTATTCATGGTTGCAGCTACCTCTCATAAAGATGGCAGTGGtcaggttggggaaatggcttagtggttaaggcgcttgcctgtgaagcctaaggaacctggttcgattccccaggacctatgtaagccagatgcagaagggggcacatgtgtctggagttcgttttattggctggagaccctgatgcacctattttctctttctctctctctttcacaaataaataaaaataaaccaaaaaaattaaaaaaaaagatggcagtaGTTCTTCTTGGAGAACTTCATCACAAAACATTTGGTCAcctatttattaatatatttctggtttttttttggttttcagggcagggtcttgctctaacccaggctgacctgaaaatcactatgtagtctcagggtgtcctcaaactcatgctgatcctcctctgccccctgagtgctgggattaaaggtgtgtaccaccatgcccagcttttaccaattctctaaaaaataatttttatacatttttttcctaaTCTCTTGAGTAAAAGTCTGTAACTTCATCCTTTCTTAGTTGATAATGAAAACATTCGAGGGTGTGAATTTACCCTTTCTTTACAGCTTTGTCTAAGTAGTGACaataaaatttagaattttttggAATAAATTTAGTCTATttggaggaaaaggaaaatatgGCATTCTCTGTAGAGTACTTAAAACTGAGCTGTTCCTTTTCTCTCATTGCTATGGCaagatacctgaccagaagcagcttaagggaagaGGCGTGATCTCTGCTTACAGGTCAAGGGCACATAGTCGGtcatagtggggaaggcatgatggcaggagcaggaagcaacTGGTCATCTCAGTCCACAGTCTGGAAGCAAGAGAGTGATGAATCCTAGTCTTCAGCTAGCATGGTCCTTTGTATTTAGTATGGGACCCCctgcccatgggatggtgctggcCACAATTAGGGTgactcttcccacctcagttaaacctaatctagaaactttcACAGGCAGGCCAAGAGGtttatctcctaggtgattttaGATCCTATCAAGTCACtcgagattaaccatcacactgttTAACAACATTAAGTTGCTATTCACATATTGTACATTTTCCTTCCTGCCAGCTAGAATTATCAAGCACTAACTGTGGGATGTGAGCCAATGTTTAAGTAAGAGTCTGAGGAAAATGATGTGAGGCACAGTGCTACATATGGTTTCTTTTATACATATTATGACTCCAAGTCTAGGATTTTGACTGCCTGTGTGCATAGAGATACCAATCTATGACTACAAAGAATCCTTTTACATGAACACAGATAAAGCTAAATTCAGACCTTTTAAAACAGACTATCTCAGACTGTTTTCTGTTGTTTAACAGACATCTGAGAGTAATTTAGAAAAAGAGAggtttgtgctggagagatgactcagtgattaaggcactgatggcccaggtttgtatcccttgcacccacataaagccagatgcacaaaatggtgcatgagtctggagggtttttttgttttgtttttgcagtggcaagaacccttggtgtactcattttctcccccccataaataaataaataaaaatatttttaaaaattctctgcaGAACCtagattataaaaagaaagaaagaaaagaaaagactcaTTTAGGATGTTGGGTCTAGAGAATTTTTGTCTGAAATCAAGCAGCCGTATCTGGTGGCCATGTGTTGCTTCAAGTCATGGTAGAAAAGACATGGAAATGTTAGGTAAGCTTTGTGAGAGATTGTGGTGAGAGAAGGAAGATACAGGGCTCAGCTTTATAACCGCACCCCAGGATGCTAACTCAATCCCTGGAGGGAGAGTGTGTCCGTGAAATTGCATCCATCCACTCATGAGGGTGGTGCCCTCCTGACCTAACAACCTctttaaaaattacttgttttttagagagagagaaagagaacgagaatgggcatgctagggcctccagccactgcaaatgaactccagacacacacgtcaccttgtacatctggctttatgtgggtactggggaatcaaacctaggacctttggctttgccggcaagcttcttaactgctaagtcatctctccagccctctaattgtCTCTTTAAAGGTCCTGACCCCTGTGTAAGTTTTCATTTCTAtgtcaaaatacctgagaaacaaCTTATGTAAGGAAAGGGTCATTTTGGTCCCCAACGTGAGGATCCAGTCCATCATAGTAGGGAAAGCGAGCTGgcaagagagtgaggcagatggTTGCATGGCAGCGCACCCAGGAAACAGGAAGAGGTGAATGCTAGTGCCCACCTTGCTTTCTCCCTGGTGTCCACTCTGGCACCCCACCCTGTGGAATGGTGGTTCCCACGTTCAGGTTGGGTCTTCCCTCTTCATTAAGCCATTCTGGAGTTCCCTAATAGACATACTCAGAAGTGTTtctgtggtgattctaaattcagtcAGGGTGACAAGATCACAGGTGGATGACACATCCCAGTATTGCTACATTGGAAATCAAATTTCAGTATGAATGTGGTGAGGACAAAGCACAGCAGAGACTGATGACTTACTATGTCCCTTGCAGGATATCagctgtgttagttacttttctaagttgctgtgacaaaatacctggggatgggtgggaaaaggcaacttaagaaaggaagggttcattttgtCTCATAGTTTGAGGTTAAGGCCCATgatggaggagaaggcatggcaaCAGGAGCGAGAGGCAGCTGTTTACATTGCATCCACAGCCAGGAAGGGTGATTCTTAAATCACATCAAATTGACTCTCAAGGTTAACTATCACATCAGCTAATCCCCAACAAGCATGCATTCCATTGGTGATACTTAAACCCAggtcagaaggctttgcaaacaagcacctttaactcgtgagccatctccccagccctttccttacatcctttcattttttttatcttcAGGAGTACAATagtatttccattattttttttaaaaagctttttgtttatttttttttatttatttgagagttacaaagagagagaaagaggcaggtagatatagagagaataggtgtaccagggcctccagccatagcatacgaattccacatgcatgtgccaccttatgcatctggcttacgtgggccctggggaatcgtgcctcaaaccgaggtccttaggcttcacagacaagcacgtaaccactaagccatctctccagcctccccattATTTTTTGATTCTCTGATAGGTGCCTGTATGCATTTGTTGGTAGCAAACATAATACTTCAGCAAGAAAGatcttgtgatggtttatattgtcaaCTTTTCAGAACCTAGAAATCACCTGTGAGGAATCGGGTGGATTAAGTTAGCCTTTGTACAcctctgtgagggattatcttcattaggttaattaaggtgagAAGAGTCTTTAACTGCAGATGGTACCCTGTCATAGAAACAGGTCCTGTACtagataaaaaggagagagctggctgagaagCAGTGTTCATTGCTCTAATCCCTCACTGGAATTAGACTAAAGGCAGCCTCAAGCTACTGCttccatgccttccttgccatgaagGATGAcagcctggaactgtaagctgaaataaaccctgcctCTTTTAAACTGGTTTTTATCAGgccttttgtctcagcaatgagaaagtaatgaatAATGGTCTGATGGCCAGAGGATCTCAAACCCTCAGCCTCTTGTAAGGCATGCAAGTACCCAGTTGCTCTGCCAGCAGCATGAGGTTCCTTGGGATTGCTGTTTTGTAGATTATAGTGACTGCTGCCATTCCTTTTCATTGTACttttctttgctgggacaaacacctgaccagaaggagtttatgggaggagagggtttatttcaggcttatagaatctATGGGAAATTCTatcatggcagaagctggctcacttccacagatccaccacagagagaaacaacttcaGCAAGCAGCAACAACTGGCTCTCTATAAACATAGTTGCGTTCCACTGAaggtctgcctccagtgacatatctcttccccagcagggcttCCCCTGTTGGAGACTAAAGTTGAAAGCTCAATCTTAACCAAAAATGTCTGTGGctataggggacatacattcacattcaaaccatcagtGACCCAGCTATGAATGACTGACTGATTTCCCCCCCTATATACAGGGCTCTTAGTGTCCAGGGAGGGATTATATGCCCATAAAGATGCAGGGGACCCCAGGTCAGTGGATTTCACTCAACTTTGGGTCTTTCAAGTTACCAAGAGCCAAAAATAACTTACTCACATGTGCCAGTCTATTTACATTGGGTCAACCAACCAGTTAGGATGAGCCTCAtcaatagactcaggtgtgtaaggaggAGATCTGATTGGCTGGTGGGCTCAACAGGCCAGGAAGGGCCAGCCAACTGGTGTGCTAAACTGAGGAAGAAGCTGCAAGCTCTGATGAGTCATTGCtcacagccatcttggatgacgCTGGCAGGCAAGGTGGCGTCCACAtttctgtgggccagtccctGGCTGACTGCCTTTCAGAAAAAAGGCTACCTTGCTTCTAACGCATATGAGCAGCATGGGGTTCCCTGGGATTGTTGTGTTTCAGATTATAGTGATCTAGTTGGGCTTGATATATCCTGCAGCATAAGTGTAAACACACTAGCATATCTTCTCTCCTTTGGCACAAAAGCACTGTGGTTTCTTTCATCTGTTAAGCAATTAGTAAACTTTTGTCAATTGagtgaataaaaatttatttcatattatatatatatatatatgtacatatatatatatatacacacacacacacacacatatatacacacacacatatacatacacatgcgcgcgcgcgcgcgcacacacacacacacacgcacacacacatagtattattttgctattttttttcaaggtaatgtctcactgtagctcaggctgacctggaatttaccttgtagtctcagggtggcctgagtcatagcaatcttcctacctctgcctcccgagcattgggattaaaggcgtgtgccaccatgtctggcctggaactcttttttttaaaatttttttattatttatttgcaagcagagagaggggcgggggagaaataggcacaccagagccttctgccactgcatccAAACTCTAGATACCTGTGCcactctgcacctggctttatgtgggtattgaggaaccaAACCCATACTGTCAGGCCTTGCCATCAAACatccctaaccactgagcaatcgctcTAGTCCAAGGCACTGTTGAGATAGGTTAAAGGACATGCAGCCTCCCTCAAGAGAATATCTTGTATCCCACTTCCCCAACAACCCAGTGGCATTGGCTAAGTATTGATAACTTCTGGACAGAATTCACCAGAAAATAACATTcatttgc is a window from the Jaculus jaculus isolate mJacJac1 chromosome 12, mJacJac1.mat.Y.cur, whole genome shotgun sequence genome containing:
- the Specc1 gene encoding cytospin-B isoform X4; protein product: MRSVVKTPREIMRSSAKPCSAAIKAGSHGPDRARPLPVASSGMKSSKSSTSLAFESRLSKLKRASSEDMLNKPGSAASAGTMRLKKTVTSGAISELTESRLRSSAGAVSTVKRTGIPAPRELSATISRERSVPRGPSNPKKSGSSPTSSCTPTPTKHLRTTSTKAKQEQEGGEKAVLESQVRELLAEAKAKDSEINRLRSELKKCKERKDTGASDPSADGASAPPGDTEPLIRDLEEKNKTFQREIADLEEENRALKEKLTYLEQSPNSEGAASHTGDSSCPTSITQESSFGSPAGNELSGEAGEYQRNTHGSALRTSGSSSSDVTKASLSPDASDFEHIAAETPSRSLSATSNPFKSSKCSPIGSSPNNASELSLASLTEKIQKMEENQHSTAEELQATLQELSDQQQMVQELTAENEKLSDEKTILETSFHQHRERAEQLSQENEKLLNLLQERVKNEEPGAHGVKVFELEQKCADVLEKSRFEREKLLDIQQQLTCSLRKVEEENQGAVNMIKQLKEENEKLSGFLELERCNNSAMAKTLEECRVALEGLKLENGSLKAHLEADKQKATEVSSTIGQTAENCEVQEILKVTRAEKDQLELSCTELRQELLKANGEVKHVSSLLAKMEKDYSYLKEICDHQAEQLSRTNLKLQEKATESDAEIKDMKETIFELEDQVEQHRAVKLHNNQLISELESNVIKLEEQKSDLERQLKTLTKQIKEETEEWRRFQADLQTAVVVANDIKCEAQQELRTVKRRLLEEEEKNARLQKELGDIQGHSSMVSVS
- the Specc1 gene encoding cytospin-B isoform X3, with translation MGNHSARPEQDPEPGAVSTVKRTGIPAPRELSATISRERSVPRGPSNPKKSGSSPTSSCTPTPTKHLRTTSTKAKQEQEGGEKAVLESQVRELLAEAKAKDSEINRLRSELKKCKERKDTGASDPSADGASAPPGDTEPLIRDLEEKNKTFQREIADLEEENRALKEKLTYLEQSPNSEGAASHTGDSSCPTSITQESSFGSPAGNELSGEAGEYQRNTHGSALRTSGSSSSDVTKASLSPDASDFEHIAAETPSRSLSATSNPFKSSKCSPIGSSPNNASELSLASLTEKIQKMEENQHSTAEELQATLQELSDQQQMVQELTAENEKLSDEKTILETSFHQHRERAEQLSQENEKLLNLLQERVKNEEPGAHGVKVFELEQKCADVLEKSRFEREKLLDIQQQLTCSLRKVEEENQGAVNMIKQLKEENEKLSGFLELERCNNSAMAKTLEECRVALEGLKLENGSLKAHLEADKQKATEVSSTIGQTAENCEVQEILKVTRAEKDQLELSCTELRQELLKANGEVKHVSSLLAKMEKDYSYLKEICDHQAEQLSRTNLKLQEKATESDAEIKDMKETIFELEDQVEQHRAVKLHNNQLISELESNVIKLEEQKSDLERQLKTLTKQIKEETEEWRRFQADLQTAVVVANDIKCEAQQELRTVKRRLLEEEEKNARLQKELGDIQGHRPVTEEPEPAEAGAAGRWHGGIYVSRASPAPSDSAATVKSLIKSFDLGRPGGAGQNISVHKTPRSPLSGIPVRTAPAAAVSPIQRHSTYNSMRPASKGITQRLDLPDLSLSGTGGYVVAHTDLLKGRAEDLKPDPYLRKSPSLESLSRPPSLGFGSTRLLSTSTGGLKPPSKLSVERRDPLAALAREYGGSKRNALLKWCQKKTEGYANIDITNFSSSWSDGLAFCALLHTYLPAHIPYQELNSQEKKRNLLLAFEAAESVGIKPSLELSEMLYTDRPDWQSVMQYVAQIYKYFET